A single genomic interval of Scylla paramamosain isolate STU-SP2022 chromosome 12, ASM3559412v1, whole genome shotgun sequence harbors:
- the LOC135105510 gene encoding gamma-glutamylcyclotransferase-like translates to MVEDQRKNLIGACKYVAPALICAISLILHSSGILTFPKMSLNHVAKMAQHNCFLYFAYGSNLLKERIHINNPSAKMISVGKLKDYRLDFNHFSKRWKGAAATIVEDPGNCVYGVVWELANEDMVNLDRQEGVHQKIYRPLDVKVETEKGDYVEARSYQIIRPLEDDRRPSYVYMDVIIRGAKANGLPEDYIKFLESIEHNGYNGSVEINLQFDKH, encoded by the exons ATGGTTGAAGATCAGAGGAAGAATCTAATAGGAGCTTGTAAATATGTGGCTCCTGCATTAATCTGTGCCATTTCACTCATTCTTCACTCCAGTGGCATACTAACATTTCCCAAGATGTCTTTGAATCATGTAGCAAAAATGGCTCAACATAACTGCTTCTTGTACTTTGCCTATGGGTCTAACCTTCTCAAGGAAAGGATTCACATTAATAATCCATCAGCAAAGATGATTAGTGTGGGCAAACTCAAG GACTATCGTTTGGATTTCAATCACTTCAGCAAGCGATGGAAAGGAGCAGCAGCCACTATTGTGGAGGATCCTGGCAACTGTGTGTATGGAGTTGTTTGGGAACTTGCCAATGAAGACATGGTCAACTTAGATAG ACAGGAAGGTGTCCACCAGAAAATCTACCGGCCATTGGATGTAAAAGTTGAGACTGAGAAGGGAGACTATGTTGAAGCTCGATCTTACCAAATAATCCGTCCACTAGAAGATGACAGACGACCATCCTATGTGTACATGGATGTCATCATTCGAGGAGCAAAGGCAAATGGCCTCCCTGAG GACTATATCAAGTTTCTGGAAAGCATTGAACATAATGGATACAATGGTTCAGTGGAAATTAATTTACAATTTGATAAACATTAG